AAGAAAAAACGTCATTTCTATATGAAGATCTAGGTTTGAAGCTAATACAAACGGTGGATCAAGGGAAAACGTGGCAAAGATATGAGATTTCCCAAGAAAATGCTGGTATTCGTTTTAGAAAGATCGATTTTCTAAGCAAAGATTTTGGCTATGTGATTTACTCTGGTGGTCGAGTTGCTCGTCAAGAAGGAACAGTAGCATATTTAACACACGATGGTGGGAAAACTTGGGAAGAAACGGCTAATACCAATCAAACATCATTGGTTCAAGCTGGTGGTTTTGTTGATGAAAATACAGGCTTTTTATCTTTCGGAGCAGCACCTAATTTACAAGTCACAAAAGATGGCGGAGCTAGTTGGAAAGCTGCGACGATTCAGGTGCCGGAAGAGTATAAAGCTATTTTTTTAGTGGCTGAAATGCCAGCTAAATCTGGGGATCAATTAGAACTTTTGCTAAATCAAGGAGAAGTTGGTGACTACAGAGGTGGCTTAGTAAAAGGGAAATTTATTTCAAAAGATAATGGTGAAAATTGGGTGTTTGATCGTGAGGTAGAGGCAGATGAGGAGTAAGACAAAAATAAAAAAAGTTAGCGGGATCATCTTTTTGATGTTGCTGATTCTATGCTTGCTGTTTTTAGGTGGATTCATGGTTATTTCTTCGAGAGGGTTCGATTTGATTAGTGATTGGCTTCTTTTAGCTGCGATAGTAGGAAGCTTTTTGTTTTTAGGCTTGACGCTACTATGCTTGATCGACCTAGATAAGAAAAGAAAAATTCAGATAATTTGGCTTGAAATCGCGGTGATTATCATAGTAAGTATCCTCTTTGGATTGGTAAAGCCAAAAGAAAAAACAATTATGAGCCTTTCACCAGATGCAAAACAGTTTTTTTTAGTGAAGGAAACAAGTAATGATCATGCATTATACTATTTCAATAATTATTAT
The DNA window shown above is from Enterococcus sp. 12C11_DIV0727 and carries:
- a CDS encoding VPS10 domain-containing protein, translated to MGKLKNKNHIFFLMIVVVLTVFAGLSFYVFRPTSVETYNKEIKGLQEAEQNDLHEQNEPPKMASQKQTDVLVKGESLYVTYDSGENWEEVPERLEKIQFGEYTPSYDNELMENSYFLTKEKTSFLYEDLGLKLIQTVDQGKTWQRYEISQENAGIRFRKIDFLSKDFGYVIYSGGRVARQEGTVAYLTHDGGKTWEETANTNQTSLVQAGGFVDENTGFLSFGAAPNLQVTKDGGASWKAATIQVPEEYKAIFLVAEMPAKSGDQLELLLNQGEVGDYRGGLVKGKFISKDNGENWVFDREVEADEE